In one window of Juglans regia cultivar Chandler chromosome 3, Walnut 2.0, whole genome shotgun sequence DNA:
- the LOC108997592 gene encoding adenylate kinase-like, with product MVSRIEISSGYYWAPRPGNGGTFTSRLSNILGVPRVANDDLISTGPLSQLEILELAIGIDLVVNLKLQEDVLPKKCPQRRICSEFGKFQSRVEIGILVLAGSTYSPATLYVESHSWSDDTEAVVKEQQSQLWRTFIVVKQNYRSLTCQESSQNPGQNCWKLSILMTMKRSSLLHHCNISYFTVPLKLTELVGSSIASCSKLTQLHTYISFLDCCSIDCAVHFLPSCVKLRF from the exons ATGGTCTCAAGGATAGAAATTTCCAGTGGGTATTACTGGGCTCCTCGGCCTGGGAATGGGGGAACCTTCACCAGCCGCCTATCTAACATTCTCGGTGTACCCCGCGTCGCTAACGACGATCTCATCTCCACTGGCCCCCTCTCTCAACTG GAAATATTGGAACTGGCTATTGGCATTGACTTGGTTGTCAATCTAAAGCTCCAGGAAGATGTATTGCCTAAGAAATGTCCTCAAAGAAGAATTTGCAGTGAGTTTGGGAAATTTCAATCAAGGGTGGAAATTGGAATCCTGGTATTAGCTGGCTCCACTTATTCCCCAGCCACATTGTATGTTGAATCTCATTCTTGGTCAGATGATACTGAAGCCGTAGTAAAAGAACAG CAGAGTCAGCTGTGGAGGACTTTTATCGTAGTCAAGCAAAATTATAGGAGTTTGACCTGCCAAGAGAGTTCCCAGAATCCTGGCCAAAATTGCTGGAAGCTCTCGATCTTAATGACAATGAAGAGAAGCAGTCTGCTGCACCACTGCAACATAAGCTATTTTACTGTACCTTTGAAG CTGACCGAGCTGGTTGGCTCGAGTATTGCAAGCTGCAGTAAGTTAACACAGCTGCAcacatatatatcatttcttgaCTGCTGCAGTATAGATTGTGCTGTACATTTTTTACCTTCTTGCGTCAAATTGAGATTTTAA